The window AATGAGGGCGCGTGCGGAAATGCGCAGCGGGAGCTAAGGAATTCCCTTAGTTTCCGCCTGAATACGCGACCTGAAGCGTTACGCTGGGTCCAGCCATGGGAATCAACAGGCGTGGGCAGTTTGCCGTCAGCTACATTTGGACACGGAAGGGACTCGAGCGAAGATGTGGTTTGGGTAGAAGATTTGGGAAGGGGGGCCAGCCTGCCTTCCCCCCGGTGACCGGCGCCGTCGCCACAGCAGATAGGAGGCCCTGACCGCAATGGGTGAGTGGACATAACTGAGGCAGTGTATCTTGTGAATTAGATATGGGCAGGTGGGCCGGCGCCGTGCGCGGCGTGTCCGTAAGTAGGCCATAGTTACGGACGTCAAGCGAGCACAAAGTCACTTGTGCTCGCTTTTCTTTTGCTCCGAGAAGTCCAGCACTTCGACGGCGCTGGCCAGTTTGCTCGGGAATAGGTGGGCATAGATCATGGTAGTTGTAACATCGGAGTGCCCTAGCAATTCTTTGACTTCGAAGACGGTCTTGCCATGCATCAGCAAGAGACTTGCACACGTATGTCGCAGCGTGTGCACTCTTGTGAGGTAGGGAAGTCCCGCTTCTTTCGCGGCTTTCAACAATGCCGGTCGTACGCTCTTGGTCATGGGCATTCCGTTGTTGCCGGCAAATACCAATGTCCGTCGCTGTTTGTTCAAGGACTTCGGCAATCTTGACTTAAGGATAGCTCTCGCCTGGGAGTTCATCGGAATCGTGCGCTCACCGGACTTGGGATTCCAATCGGGCTTATGACGTATATGAATGATGTTGTTGGCGAAGTCGACATCCGACCACTCGAGATTGGTTAGTTCAGCAAGACGCATACCGGTACAAAGATAGATGGTAAACATGTCCCTAAACGGTTGAGGCGATGCTTCTAATAGCTTATGGCAATCTTCCTGTGACAGACAATTAGGAACCTGCGATTTCTTGACCTTAAGGCGTTCAACTTCGCGTGTCGGGTTCGTGAGCAAGTATCCCCATTTGATGGCTACATTGAAGATCGTCCGAAGAGTATTGATCTCAAAGTTGATTGTAACCGGATCAGCGCCTGTCTTCGTGTTGGCATCGCTTTCTGAACCCGGAACAACCGGCTGTCCGTTTCGATTCACTGATTGCTGCTTTCGCCATGCTTTGAAGTCATCGATGTCTCGAACCTTGATATCCGAGATTTTTCTGCGCGCCGGAAGCGATGTTAGATATCTTTGAAAGTGGTCAACCACCGCGC of the Candidatus Zixiibacteriota bacterium genome contains:
- a CDS encoding tyrosine-type recombinase/integrase, encoding SVRKVGKHYYVDYRDADGRRIRKSVGNAKVVAEQFLKKVEGEVATGKHPLAPNQILIAEFFTKYLQHIRTTKSPSTWKRYRAVVDHFQRYLTSLPARRKISDIKVRDIDDFKAWRKQQSVNRNGQPVVPGSESDANTKTGADPVTINFEINTLRTIFNVAIKWGYLLTNPTREVERLKVKKSQVPNCLSQEDCHKLLEASPQPFRDMFTIYLCTGMRLAELTNLEWSDVDFANNIIHIRHKPDWNPKSGERTIPMNSQARAILKSRLPKSLNKQRRTLVFAGNNGMPMTKSVRPALLKAAKEAGLPYLTRVHTLRHTCASLLLMHGKTVFEVKELLGHSDVTTTMIYAHLFPSKLASAVEVLDFSEQKKSEHK